The window TCAAACCTGCATCTAACTAATCTAGTGTGTCGTGGTCTAGTTTTTGCTGATCTCGTTCTTGCTAATCTTAGTGGACCAAATCTGCTCTATCTCTTAGAGTTGCTATTCCGGTGTTGATcatgtgttagatttttatctacacattgtcTTTCCACCCTGCCTTTGTGTATCATCCTCtatctttcattcctgaccgctaaccgttttgtttattagcaggatggtgttgcgttcgggaaATGAAAGGGATGGTGCCAGTGGTTCGGGTGGTAATAACCACCGCAACAACGAGGATCCCCTTCCTAATCCTCCAGTTCACCCAAACCTCGCGGACGTCCTGGCCCGacaaactgaactcatggcACACCTAGTCAATCAGTTGGGCAATTCCGGCAATAATGGTCCaagagctgagcctcaagtgaacaggttcgGAGATTTCTTCCGCACCAACCCGCCTATCTTCCGTGGCTCCAAAGATCCTCTGGATGccgatttctggctcaatgtgATTGAAGAGAAGCTTGATCTTATTGAGTGTGAGCCTCATGAGAAGGTACtctttgctgctcatcaacttCATGATGCCCCTGGGGCTTGGTGGCGGAATTTTAAAGCATCTCATCCTGCTGACTACCGCTTCACATGGGAAGAGTTTCGTACGGCTTTCcgctccttccatattcccaagggtatcatggacatcaagaagaaggaatttctcaatctcactcaaggaagTCGTGATGTGATGGCATATGTGAATATCTTCAATACCCTTTCCcagtatgcacctgaagaagtggccaccgatgccaagaagcaagaTCGCCTGTATGATGGGCTCTCCGCAGAGTTGCAAGACAAACTCtccactaccaagtttgaagacttcaatgacttggtgaatattgCCATCAGATCTGAGCAtaagatgaagaatcttgaggcaaagaacaagcgtcctgctcctacctcagcaggcggtagctcctcgcgtccacgtctggggccttctccttttccacctcgggcgccgggtgctcaagctccacgtcctatgtggattgtgcgtcaccctcaacctcctcaaggacaagctcctaggccggtcagtgcttattggaacaacccaggtgtgaccgcaaagggtccgtgcttcaattgtggtggctTAGGCCACATCTCTAGGGACtgcccctctccgaggcgtggtggtgccttcaatgcacctaGGCCCAATACTCCTCTGCCTCAAGCACAACGTCAAGAAGCTaagccacaacaagctcctaaACGTGGCCGTCTTAACTACACCACCGCTGAAGAAATTCCGGAGAATGCTGAAGTActcatgggtacgctcctaaCCAATTCCCACCCTGCTATggttctttttgattctggagcaacttTTTCTTTCATCAGCAAGAAATTTATGCTGCATAACAAGCTTGAGATGCAAAACCTACAAGTGCCATACCATATAGAATCACCGGGTGGGGAAATCATTGCCAAACACTTTGCTAGTGAGGTTCCAATTCTCATTGGGGGAGTTACCTTTCGAGCCAATTTTCTCATTCTAGACAAGCTAGAgttagatgtgattcttgggatgaattggttgaGTAAGCATGACGGAGTTATCAAATGTGGGCCCCGTACCATTGATCTTTTGCACCCTTCTGGGAGTAGAGTTGTACTGTCCCTTGCCAAGGTGAAATCTTGTTTATATGCCTTGGCAAGTACCAAAACCACGGTGTTGGAGAATATTCCCGTGGTttgtgagtatccggatgtctttccagaagaattacctggtatgcctcctgatcgtgaggtggagttcgtcatagagctcaagcccggaactgctcctatctctagacaaccttaccgaatgcctcccaatgagttgaaagaattgaagaaacaactcaagactttattggacaagggtttcattcgtccgagctcctctccttggggatgcccggctctttttgtgaagaagaaagatgatagtttgcggatgtgtgttgattaccgtccgttaaacgaagtcactatcaagaacaaatatcctcttccacggATTGATATATTGTTTGATCAACTCTTTGGAGCTCGTTATTTTTCtaagattgatttaaggttgggttatcatcaaatcaagattcgaattgaagacattccgaaaacggctttctctactagatacggtctctatgaattcactgtcatgtctttcggcctcaccaatgcaccggcttatttcatgtatctgatgaatagcatcttcatggaggaacttgatgtctttgtgatcatcttcattgatgatatcctcatttattccaagaccaaagaagatcatgctcgtcacATTCAGATTGTCCTTCAAAAACTTAGGGAGCATCGtctttatgccaagtttagcaaatgtgagttttggcttgaagaagtatcttttcttggtcatgtcctctccaaggatggtattgctgtagatcctagtaaggtgcagGATGTTTTggattggaagcaacctcagaatgtccatgagattcggagttttctgggacttgcgggatattaccgccggttcatagagaacttctctaaaattgcgaagcctatgaccgagttattgaaaaatggggtcaagtttgagtggtccccagcctgtgaagaagcctttcaaaccttTAAGGATCgcctcactactgctccagttcttGCTCAGCCGGATATTTCCAAGAGCTTTGATGTctattgcgatgcttctcgcattggtcttggctgtgttcttatgcaagaaggccgagtggtggcctatgcctctcgtcaactcaagcgacatgaagaaaattatcctacccatgatttagagcttgcggctgttgtccatgctctaaagatatggcgtcattatctgcttggtaatcattgcaacatctatactgaccataagagcctcaagtatatttttactcaatctgatctcaatatgaggcaacgtcgatggcttgagttaatcaaggattatgacattgaagtgcactatcatcccggtaaggcgaatgtcgtcgccgatgcgctaagccgaaaggctcaatgcaactgcttgaccatagctcctcctgtgcatactctttgtgatgatctccggaaactcggaatttctatggtcaaagaaggctatcttgctactcttacagtcagatctgatctttatgatcaaattaaggaagtccaaaagaagaataagggtatggctcgaattcgTGAGTTAATGAATCAGGGCAAAGCTCGATGTTTCTCTACGGATGATCAAGGGGTTTTATTCTTTGGGAAGCGAattgtggtgcctaaggatcataacctcaggcgaattattcttgatgaagcccacagttctcaattttccattcacccaggtagtaccaaaatgtatcaagatctcaagcaaagattttggtggactcgcatgaagcgagaaattgctCGGTACGTCTCTGAGTGCGATGTTTGCCAAAGGGTTAAAGCCGAACATCTTAAACCAGCTGGTACTCTTCAGCCCTTGCCTATCccatcatggaagtgggaagaaattggaatggatttcaTCACTGGATTACCCAAGTCTTCTCAAGGGtatgattctatatgggtaattgtggatcgattgacgaagtcggctcattttcttccagtgaagactacttatcttgtcaagcaatatgcggagttgTACCTTACCCGCATCGTTTGTCTTCATGGTGTTCCCAAGAAAATTGTTtctgatcgtggtcctcagtttgttgcccacttttggagaagtcttcatgaagccATGGGAACTGACCTCACCTACagtactgcttatcatcctcaaactgaCGGTCAAGCCGAGAGAGTCAATCAAGTCTTAGAAGACATGCTGCGAGCCTGTGCTCTAATctatgagaagaaatgggttacttgctTGCCGTTCGCAGAATTCTCTTATaataatagttatcaagcaagtatcaaaatgtcaccgtttgaagctctctatggaagacggtgcagaactcCGATCAACTGGTCCGAATCGGGAGAAAGGCCTTTCTATGGTCCAGACTTGGTAAAAGATGCTGAGGATCAAGTCAGAATTATCcgtgagaatcttcgcattgctcaatctcgtcagaagacttatgctgatcgtcgtcgccgagaactccatctcaagattggtgattatgtctatctcaaggtttctccatttaagggcactcgccgtttccaagtcagaggaaaattagcgccacgctatgtcggaccttttcgaatcatcaagaaagttggagcagtggcttatcaattggaacttcctcaatcactctccgcagtgcacaatgtctttcatatctctcagttgaagcagtgccatcgtgttccagctgacgccgtcgaccttgagtcacttgatcttcaaccaggtcttacctacgaagaacatccaattgccattcttgatcgagatgaaagaaaggtgaagcGTAGCATGGTGAAGTTAgtaaaggttcaatggagcaatcattccgaagatgaagccacttgggagcgtgAGGATCGATTACGTCAAGAATATCCGGAATTCTTTTCTGATGAGTAAGTTTTCTCTCAATCACCCCACCTTCTTGATGAAGTTCATAGTTCTAGATGTTATATATGTGTAcacagtcaccatcaaaaaaaaaaaaaaccctaggAATGTCTCACACCACATCATCCTTGCCTTGGTGCATCATCTCTTAGATGTTTACcttgtctaggtgaatatggcctcaacctagtccgagttttatcctttctcttttttttttctacctaaatctcgggacgagattttcttaaggggggagattgtcacaacccagaaaaaaaaaaggaaaaagaaaatgaaaatccccgccgggccccacctgtcagcctctttctcccttctctctgTTTTGCTCCGTGCGCAGCCCgcacgcgtcgccgtcgccggccatcctcgggcCACGTGCCGGCGATCCTCGCTTCGCGTGCATCCTTATCCGCACGGCCGCCCGCTCCCCCTCGCCCTCTAGCTCCCGTGCCCGACCGGCCTTCCTCTCCAACCCTAGCGCCCGATCCCcttctccatcgccgccgcccgagctccctcCCCATCGCCGATTCACCCGCTCCGGTGAGCGCCGCCGCAATTCCTCGCTTGGGGAGCTCCCTCGCGTCGTCATCCTCCGATTTCGCCCCTAATCCGgccctttcccctcccctgcagggccgccggcgagagccttcgcccgccgccgcctctgtttgctgcgccgccgcctcgccaccgTTTCCCGCTGTCCAAgccgccggtgagcttcgccATCACCTAGGGCACGCCATGCGCCCTCGCCCTTCGCCCCTCcagccttgctccgccgcgccgccgttcgccggcgccgccgcgcgcgcgtgggcgcgccCAGGTGCGGGGTCAAGGCAGGCCttggccttgacccggcctggtggtgccgcccggccccctgggcccacctgtcggtggccggggtggctaCCTCGGGTAGACCTAGCGTTTTAGCTAGGGTTTTATTAGGTTTAGTTTTTCTGCAATCttgcaaaatccatagaaaatcatgtgtagctccaaaaattatgaaacttgttttgttgagttcctctagctgagatctaccTAGGAAAAATATTATTGTACATGGtactttgctgtagatttatctattgttttatcttgcaaaagtgagtttattgcttagttatttgtgtactgcttgaaaaatgccaaaccaaattttgttagactccttgtgaggtttaGTTTCCAGTGGTGCAGCTTGTTCATGTGTTTCcttgctgttggttagggtttcATTTCGTTTTCGTGCTTGCTGCCCAAAATATGGTTTATTATAGAACTTTGTgcaggaaagtgataaaattgcaaaaccaattttcttgagttctttGCATCATCCTCTGCATGTTTAATTTGTTTCATGATTAATGCTTGTTGTTAAGTTCGTTTCTTAATtcgtgcatcgcattcatgcattttagtgaccggaccgtcggagaacgaacccgtggaaccagccgagtccgtggagcctgaacctggagtcccgttcgtggtcgagtcggaagtgaacccaggcaagcagctaagcatactccttgcacctatttaatctgatttagttagctatctcaccgggtaatgttgggttatatattatctatgtattgcatgcttgtacctactttgatgcaTTCTCCTGCCTTGATTCGTTTATTTATatccttggcactagttagatagttaataacttaatctgactagatgcttagccatgcttagaaTACTCTTTTTCTTGCTAGAAAGGATTGGATTGGAGTATCACATTTACCTgattatccttgatcgcacttgagcaTCTGGGGCACGTGGAGtgcagtatcgagattcgagcggaatgttagggcctagagaatgaagtcacatgggcatagtccgcttggatcgattaaggaccgagtggacgacgtcggttttgagcacctttccgtgctaccacatatccaatataatggaacggataagacaattaccttctttgacttgctcattgatgtgcagtcctagctacgtggctacaggctatgcagagaggcttagtgtgtccccaggtggacttatgtgtaggaaagtttagagatgtccctggtggaactaagtctctactcgtaagctaggtgtgaggttcaatgatcgagccatgttgagaacggttgacgtgagtatccccttgcccggcgtgatcggttgggtgagtcgtatggtcctcgcgtcgtgtgggtaaagtagtacacccttgcaaggttaaatcaattcgaattgccgcgctctcggttatgagcacgctctttaacccatgaactcctcatagattATCGTTTATGTTGAGAATGGTTCATGTTTTAGCTATGAACAGTTATAGTTTattttactctcttaatcaactaaaattgtttgggtttgggcaagattaattaagtttgctaggtgatagtctaggcagcttatgcttatgcaataagtacttaaacttaaagcttttccttgagcctttgcatgatccttgtttatttaatcgcgtaagtcttgcggagtaccttttgtactcagggtgctttctaaacctagttgcaggtgagccagaagtggtgttcggccatttctaccccgctgatcctaatgcgggggaagagtaggctgttgctgctgtggtgatgtccttgagcaaggcatcatcatcttaagtaagttttatcgtagctgagcttcgggagagcatgtactttcaataagctctaaatctctgtttaatatgactcgcgtgagcccaaggcttgtaaagtgaagcgtgaaacccacctatattgaacttgtaatattaagtctcgaactctggttttatataactgctctttgtggattgttggctatgtattcgattgtatacggtatgtgcatatgctgattctgggcgtatgttggagcacataccgggactaccggatttggtattattttgaataaatgtcgtgtcggttattcgtgtctctagatgtgggataacacgtggcacgctctacggcaagcacgtgttaactctcatctgggtgataatgaccggcgattcgtttaaaatagtatcaaattgggcggttctcacaccaTGGATGGGAGTCTCAAGatgacggcgacgcggcggcctcggcctgGGCCGTGGTGGCTCCGatctcggcggtggcggccagcgGCGCGCGGCACGTGGGGCAGGACGAGCGGCGTCCCCCCGCGAGCCAGCGCTCGATGCAGCGCGCGTGGAAGCCGTGGCCGCACGCCGGCATCACGCGCACGGCGTCCCCGTCCGCGAACTCCGCCAGGCAGATGGCGCactccgccgcggcgcccgccaGCTTCGTCCCGGCCGCCGAGTACaccagggccggcggcggcgggggcgcctcCACGGCCGCCTTCTCCGGGTCCTCgtgcgcccccgccgcgccgccggcagcagcagcgcgccgggctcggcggccgcgccggagCAGGTAGCGCACGGCGGCGTTGAGCGCGAGGGCGAGCGCCagcgcggcgagcagggcggcgagGATGACGGCCATGTTGCTGGCGAAGTCGCCGGCGCCCGAGTAGGGGCCCCAGCGGTTGGTGGCGATGGTGCGGccaggcgcggcggggcgggtggTGGGCACCGGGCGCTGGCCATGCGGCTGCTCGTGCTCGTGGTGCTGCTCCTGACCCTGcggcgccatggccatggcctgcGTGTGCTGTGATTCAATCAGATAGGTCCCTCCTGGCCTGCCTA is drawn from Panicum virgatum strain AP13 chromosome 1N, P.virgatum_v5, whole genome shotgun sequence and contains these coding sequences:
- the LOC120654378 gene encoding RING-H2 finger protein ATL79-like isoform X1 — encoded protein: MGMAAYGEERKEEASHGHPYKGRTDETKYNHSHLGRPGGTYLIESQHTQAMAMAPQGQEQHHEHEQPHGQRPVPTTRPAAPGRTIATNRWGPYSGAGDFASNMAVILAALLAALALALALNAAVRYLLRRGRRARRAAAAGGAAGAHEDPEKAAVEAPPPPPALVYSAAGTKLAGAAAECAICLAEFADGDAVRVMPACGHGFHARCIERWLAGGRRSSCPTCRAPLAATAEIGATTAQAEAAASPSS
- the LOC120654378 gene encoding RING-H2 finger protein ATL79-like isoform X2; protein product: MAMAPQGQEQHHEHEQPHGQRPVPTTRPAAPGRTIATNRWGPYSGAGDFASNMAVILAALLAALALALALNAAVRYLLRRGRRARRAAAAGGAAGAHEDPEKAAVEAPPPPPALVYSAAGTKLAGAAAECAICLAEFADGDAVRVMPACGHGFHARCIERWLAGGRRSSCPTCRAPLAATAEIGATTAQAEAAASPSS